The genome window TTTAATCAGGAGTCCTACGTTCTCACAAGTCTCCGCTCCGACTCTGGTTAACATAGGATGCTGAGTCCGATGTTCTTTACCGATATCGACCTGGCAAAGATTGATCTATGATACATTACTCCATTGAAGTTTGCTGTGATAGATACATACTTGAAGCTTAATGTACCTAAAGTTATTCTAGAAACAGATGTATTAAGACTGCACCATTCAAATGTCATACTTTGTAATGTAATGCCATCCAAGTCATGGCCCATATACGCACATGCAGGTTCTCATAGTCATCATCCATGGAGCCTACTGAACAGTTTGCTCAAGAACATCAAGCTTGAGGTACTACTGTAACACACTGCTCGGTTAAACACTTTTTTGTTGATGGATTCAACCCAAAAGCGACACCCATAGATATTTTAGTCCGgcaaatgatatttttggtCGGATATTCACTAGCTTGTTTCGTCGGTTATATTTCTGTGTCTTAGGTGTCATCACCGTCAGCTTCATCATCCAATTGGATGTTGCCATTTCAGCATCGTTATCATCAGCAAGACAGCAACGCAACTTCTATGGTTTGATATTTCTCAGCCAGCAAACCAGTTCTACACACAATCGAATAATCGATTGCTTGTATCTTGAGAAATTATTGACCTATATTTTCTAATTTATTAATCCATAATCATATCACTAATTGCTATCTTAAATTTTGATTACCGTGACACGTGGATGCAAAAGATAGGTAGAAGTGTAGAACTAGTACGCAGCGCGCGCAGGTTAGCACAGCCTCTTGTGTTGTGTTGATGACTTTTAAAAGAAAGCAGCCACCAGCCAACGGTAGTTCTACCGAAACGTCAACCCAACACGCAAAAGGGAATCAATTTGACCTGCTCTCAGTCTCGCTCGCATCGAATTCGATAAGAGTCAGTCGATCAGTTGTTGCAGAAGGTAATGTTTTCTGGTTAATTTTTTACTTCGATTTCTACGTGTGGTTCCTGAGAAACAATCAGAAAACAAAAGTAGAAAGAGAGAAGGGAACTTGAAATCCTGTTACGACgtgatttgaatttgttttcGCTGTTTTCAGGTTGCAGGAAACCAACTACATCTTTAGGGTTTCTGTTGGAATATGTCTTGGGTTCTGTTCTGCCTAATAGActcataaatttcaatatatttgCTTGTTTGATAGTTGATTCTTTTCTTGCTACGACGAAACTTCTATTCTTGAATATTgttaatataataaaaattatctgCTATTGAACTTAGGTTTAGCTGCAGATAGACTTCAATTGTGTTGGCCAGTAGAATCTATATGTTTGTTTCATGATTTCATCTGATAGCTGGGCTGCATACTTTAGCCATAGTTATAGGATATGTTATAGAACACAGTGGTAAAGGAAACTACAGACAGAGAGGATGTAAAGACATTGGTGATGATAGGCAAAGCCTTATTGAGGTTGAGTACATAGGGAAACTATATACTGAATGAAATAAACTCATGGAAGGAGCCAAAAATTGTGAGAAAGCCGAAAGGTGTGGAATCAGTTATCATATATGGAAGAACGGAACTTTATTTTGCTTAGTTTGTATACCTGATGTGCATCTTTTGCTCTTGTGCTAAAGTAGAAATGAAATGTCTCTTCGGATATTGCGTCTCTCAGATTGTCCATGGATAACTCATGAATATCCTGTGATGTTTTTTGCGATTGGCATGTTTCTGAGGTTCTTTGCACTCATCAATTACTGCCTAGAATTTTCAGCATATAGGTAAACATTGGCATTGTGGGATTCTGATATAGTATTGTTGTTGGATGTAACTTCAGGCATCATGGGAGTGAGAATTggacttttatttcttttggtctTGGGAGTTACTTGGACTTGTGATGCTAGAACAGTGGTGAACTTCAAGCTAAATAAAGTGGTCTATGATATCTCAGGTGACCTTCAAGCAATATCATCACATTGcctttactctctctttttttgtttcttttcaaatGCATAAGAAGATAGCTTGAAAAACTGGAAATACTTCCACGTTGTATTCCTATTATCAAGAACCATATACTACATGTTTTTGAAACTAGAAACAGTCATTTGGATACTGATGTGAATATTGTAGCTTTGTATATGCTACTATCCTAAGCATTTGATTCTTAAAATTCATTCCTAAGCATTCAATGGTTAAAATTCATTAAtagaatttcttttttaatccTGAATATATGTTAGGAGTAAAAATAATTTTGTATGTTGCAGGCAGTCagaagcatgaaagtggaatTGGAGCCTCAGAAGTTTCCCGGACTGACAGAGTGTGCACATTATGTGAGGAGTTTACTACTGAGGCGATTGGTTACCTCTCTGAAAACAAAACCCAGACAGAAGTATTAGACATTCTTCACAAAGCATGCTCACGAGTGCCTTCGTTCAAGGAACAGGTAGTCATTTAATAGAGACCATTTTAGATAATCAATGAGGGGCTGCACATACCTTCCCCTGCTTCTCTTTACCTATTTGGACTTGAATTCATTTCTTATTGGTTTCATTCTCGCTCTTTAGATTTTGTTGTGTTTCGTAGTTGATCTTTATAAACTTGAATATACACCATTTTAGGCAGTCAATAAGAGGCTGCACATGTGTTACTCCTGACGCTTGTCATAGATGGCCTTTCCCAATACACGCTTGAGGGGAAGATATGGACATgatccatgtttttttttctgcaaACAGAAATATTATTATCAAGTTGATTCATGAATGAGCATAGTCTATAAGTAATTAAGTATAAATGTATCGTCTGCCTTCTAGCTTGCTATAAATTGTCAATGGGTTGTAGACCATTTATGCTGTGATAACTATTATGACTTGTGTTATATCTTGTCGTATTGTCTGCCTTCTAGCTTGATATAAATTGTGAATGGGTTGTAAACCATATATGCCGTGATAACTGATAACTATGACTTGCGTTACATCTTGTCTACATTattatcatcatccgagccttacCTGAAATTATTTGGGTTACATCTGGTCTACATagtatccttttcttcttttcttttttgacattttttgggtaattttcTTATGATCAAATAgtaatttcttttttacttGGATTGTGCAGTGCTTGGTTTTGGTGGACTATTATGCTTCTTTGTTCTTCCTAGAAATTTCCTCTCTGCAGCCAGGAGATTTATGTGTGGAGGTCAATCTATGTGAGCAAATTTCACTTATTTCTTCTAAACTCCATGAAGATACATGTGGAATATGCCAACGTGCTGTATCAGAAGTGTTGATCAAGTTGGAAGATCCTGACACACAGGTTTGCATTTGCAACTTTGATCAGTTTTAAGGAGGGATATGTGATACAATTTATTTATGTCCTCAGTTGTTTATTTGAATCCAGTATCTATGCTAGCAGTTCCTCTAAAGTTTAAAGTTATTAAATAGCATGGAATTTTCATAGGTCGTTACTAATGATTACTGATACACCACACACATGTGCTCAGAAAATAAGCTTCTATAGTAGGGTGGTTTTTAAATCGTAAATGTAAATAAATATAGAGTAGCTTGGTTGCTTCTAGTTCGAACAAAATAGCAAAGATCTTCCTAAGTTTATTAATTTTTGATTCTGTGAGATGGAACTAATAAGTGCTGGTGACTTGAGATACACATTGTTTTGCTAGAGAATATCAACAAAATTAAGTAGTAGATGGGTGGGAAACAGCTGCTGTTGTTTTCTACTCCAAGTAGACAACAAAATCCGATTAGAGTTTCATGCCATGAGGCATGTCATAATTTAGTGACTTATGCTGTTTATGCTTCTATGCCAGCTGGAGATCGTTGAGCTGCTTTTGAAGGCATGTAACTCCATGAACAGCTTCAAGAAGAAGGTAAGAACTATTTGTCAGAGATAAAATCTTAGCCGTGCTTTAATCTTGTACTAATtgcaaaatttttaatttaatatttgcaAGAGCTTCCTGCGCCATGATTTAGGGAAGAGAAGGTGAATATAAAGCAGATTTTTTAGCTAGGTCAACTAAATGAGACGAACAAATGGTTTCAGTTATCGACTTGGTAGGGAGCATTGTGTAGCCTATGCCATCTTGTTGATACTGCTAGAGTTATGGATCAGTCCTCTCCAATGGATGCATCCCATATATATCATTTATTTGGCatgcaaaaaaagaagaaaaataatatatctcCAACTTTCTCCTTAGGAAAACGACTCTAGGGACATAGAAGGTCCTTCCTGCATTTTCCACCCTTCTTCATCTTCACTTATAGTAAACAGAATGACATCTAAGGTCCAACCCCAAAGTTGAGAAGAACTGGTCACATTTCTCCTAATCTGAAATTTCTCTATAAAAGCTTGAAATGTCAATATTTCTTGACTTTTATTTTCCTGTAGCACTACATTGGCTGacatctttaattttttttttttgcagtgtAAGAGGATGGTGTTCGAGTATGGGCCGATTATCCTTGCCAATGCAGAGCAGTTTCTTGAAACTACGGATGTATGCACCATGTTGCATGCCTGCAAACCACACACTGAAACCGCGAAACAATCCTTACAGTCGGTGAGTGTACCATTTCTGGCCGATTCATAATTATGGCAAGAAAGTTGAAAGTGGGGAATGGATCTGCTCCTTGTCACCTGTTGTTGTATATTATTCTTCAAGAACAGATGTTCATGTATAATAATCATCAGTTAAACAAAAAGTGATTGTTTTCTACTCAATACTCATGGAAAGCGTAGTGCGATTATGGTATATTGTTGTACAATATATTGTAAAATTTCAGTATTATTTGGAATGATATGATTCTGGAACTTTCATGATTCTGTCTTCACTGcagaaatgctccactatgtgCCTTGACAGCGAGTAGGGTTCTTAtagattttttgtttcttttaaggCTGTTTGAGGTTGTGAGGGTTCTTTGTCGAGTAAGGCTCTTTGTATGAAGGTTCTTTGAGCTTATCTCGCAAGACAAATGTCTTGTACAGCTCCCGCTACACCTCTTCTCCCCATACATTTCATAGGACAAGAGAGATTGACATCAATTGAATTGTAAACAagcttatcttttggacattaatATGAATTTAAACTTGGGTCGTCATATGATAAGTTAAATCAAAGTTCAGTTCATGACCATAAAGACATTGTTACCGGCGGAAATTCAAGCTAGAACCTCCCGTGGTTGGTTATAAACACCCCAACCCAgcccctaaaaaaaaaaaaaagaaaagaaatatcaaGACAAAATTGCATACGGAAATGatagaattatttatatatatatatatatatgatgatggCAAACGATAGAATTAGCTTTAAGGGAAAAAGACAGAATGGTACAGATCACGCAATTCCATCTTAAAGCAGCTGAACTTAGCGCAATAACTTGATGAgattgaataataataataattaggtTGGAATTATTTATCTTTAAACATATAATTCCATTTCCACATGTATACATGATTGCCCGCCGATATTGAAGATTGGATAATTTAACAGGACAAGGACAAATAACAAATAGCAAAAGAaatcatttatttttccttcaatttcgtATTACCTCTTCACCTCCCTTCACATATTATTACCTTCACTCATATgactaggggtgacaaaaaaaaatcgattttgAGTCAGAAAACAAcacatgtttatgaaatatttacatgttcgaaCTTTAACCCGAGTGTATTTTGGACATAATTAATTGACAAAGCtcagattgatttaaatccgactcgtaaatcggataataatctAATCTAGATTCGGGTTCGAACAAGATTTCTGTGTTTGAACCCGAATtttagacatataacttatgtctaaactCGATTTAATCAAGATCCGACAAATTCGGTTATCCAAACTGGACAAAGTTTTGTCATCCCTTATTAATATCAAACAATATTAGATTCCATCGTGTCATTATCCCATTGGTTCTCGTGAATTGTTCACGAGAAGATTGTTCGTGGAGAGAGGAAGGAAACTTCATTGGGCCCGCCACAAGCCCAAATCAAACAAAACGTGCCAAAATGACGATTAGCACCATGACGTTAACTTAGGGTTAAAAATCCTTGTGGGTAGTTTAGTCAATTCCCACAAGTAAAGTAGGTTATGTCAATGATATATAGAAATCATGGACGGGTGGGTGGGCTGCGGAAGTGCTCCAC of Tripterygium wilfordii isolate XIE 37 chromosome 13, ASM1340144v1, whole genome shotgun sequence contains these proteins:
- the LOC120012779 gene encoding prosaposin-like isoform X1, with the translated sequence MTFKRKQPPANGSSTETSTQHAKGNQFDLLSVSLASNSIRVSRSVVAEGIMGVRIGLLFLLVLGVTWTCDARTVVNFKLNKVVYDISGSQKHESGIGASEVSRTDRVCTLCEEFTTEAIGYLSENKTQTEVLDILHKACSRVPSFKEQCLVLVDYYASLFFLEISSLQPGDLCVEVNLCEQISLISSKLHEDTCGICQRAVSEVLIKLEDPDTQLEIVELLLKACNSMNSFKKKCKRMVFEYGPIILANAEQFLETTDVCTMLHACKPHTETAKQSLQSVSVPFLADS
- the LOC120012779 gene encoding prosaposin-like isoform X2, which produces MGVRIGLLFLLVLGVTWTCDARTVVNFKLNKVVYDISGSQKHESGIGASEVSRTDRVCTLCEEFTTEAIGYLSENKTQTEVLDILHKACSRVPSFKEQCLVLVDYYASLFFLEISSLQPGDLCVEVNLCEQISLISSKLHEDTCGICQRAVSEVLIKLEDPDTQLEIVELLLKACNSMNSFKKKCKRMVFEYGPIILANAEQFLETTDVCTMLHACKPHTETAKQSLQSVSVPFLADS